Proteins from one Lachnospiraceae bacterium KGMB03038 genomic window:
- a CDS encoding HlyC/CorC family transporter has product MIGSILLQVVLIFLNATFASAEIAVISMSETKLKMMAEEKDKRAMKLFALVEQPAKFLATIQVAITLAGLLGGAFAADNFAGPLTDLLVRAGVTIPENVLNSIAVVVITLVLTYFNLVFGELVPKRIAMKKTEAMALGMSGLLSFVSKAAAPLVWLLTASTNGILRLMGIDPNQDEDTVTEEEIRMLLVEGNEKGIIPQEENDIIQNVFEFNDTSVEQICTRRRDVIYLSLQDDMEEWEKIIYENRHTHYPVCREGQEDIVGVLDTKDYFRLKDKSRESVMNSAVDKAFFIPEIMKANVLFAKMKQTRNYFAVIVDEYGGLSGIITLHDLMEALVGDLRELEEPIEPEDIEKLDEGVWKIQGCADLEDVAEELKIKLDLEDYDTFSGYICGEIGRIPSDGEKFHIETEELSIDVRDVENHVIKETIVRLK; this is encoded by the coding sequence GAGTGAAACGAAATTAAAGATGATGGCGGAGGAGAAGGATAAACGGGCGATGAAGCTGTTTGCGCTGGTGGAACAGCCGGCGAAATTTCTGGCTACGATCCAGGTGGCGATCACTCTGGCAGGACTCTTAGGGGGCGCGTTTGCGGCGGATAATTTCGCGGGGCCTCTGACAGATCTTCTGGTCAGAGCGGGAGTGACGATTCCGGAGAATGTATTGAATTCCATTGCGGTGGTTGTGATCACGCTGGTCCTGACTTACTTTAACCTGGTGTTTGGGGAATTGGTCCCCAAAAGGATCGCTATGAAGAAGACAGAGGCTATGGCCCTTGGAATGTCCGGCCTGCTGTCCTTTGTTTCTAAGGCGGCGGCTCCGCTGGTATGGCTTTTGACAGCTTCTACCAACGGAATCCTGCGGCTGATGGGGATCGACCCAAATCAGGACGAGGACACTGTGACAGAGGAAGAAATCCGCATGCTTCTGGTGGAAGGCAACGAGAAGGGGATTATCCCCCAGGAGGAAAATGATATCATCCAGAATGTATTTGAATTTAACGATACTTCTGTGGAACAGATCTGTACAAGACGTCGGGATGTGATCTATCTTTCTCTTCAGGACGACATGGAAGAGTGGGAGAAGATCATTTATGAAAACCGCCATACCCACTATCCTGTCTGTCGGGAGGGCCAGGAAGACATTGTGGGCGTGCTGGATACGAAAGATTATTTCCGGCTGAAGGATAAATCCAGAGAAAGCGTTATGAATTCAGCGGTAGACAAGGCGTTTTTTATTCCAGAGATCATGAAGGCCAATGTGCTGTTTGCGAAGATGAAGCAGACACGCAATTATTTCGCGGTGATCGTAGATGAGTACGGCGGCCTGTCCGGGATCATAACCCTTCACGACTTAATGGAAGCCTTGGTAGGAGATCTGAGGGAACTAGAAGAACCTATAGAACCGGAAGATATTGAGAAGCTGGATGAAGGAGTTTGGAAGATTCAAGGATGCGCGGATCTGGAAGATGTAGCGGAAGAGTTGAAGATAAAATTAGATCTGGAGGACTATGATACTTTCAGCGGTTATATCTGCGGAGAAATAGGACGGATACCAAGCGATGGGGAAAAATTCCATATAGAAACAGAAGAATTGTCTATTGATGTGAGAGATGTAGAAAATCATGTGATCAAGGAGACGATCGTAAGATTGAAATAA
- a CDS encoding YwaF family protein — translation MKKQRYFFLCCGLVLLASEIWKQWCITYQLNNGVYNWWYFPFQLCSTPMYICLLLPWIRSPRLYQAFLSFLMDFGLLGGIFAFCDTSGMHYGCAPLTIHSYAWHFALIGIGLSAGYIRRKNKDRSGFAGAAVCYLTCCLIATGLNLFLHQYGPINMFYISPYYDMTQKIFCQIAETIGNTGGILCYIGASLTGGYVIHQLGPGDF, via the coding sequence ATGAAAAAACAAAGATATTTCTTCCTGTGCTGCGGACTGGTCCTGCTCGCAAGCGAGATCTGGAAACAGTGGTGTATCACATATCAACTAAATAACGGCGTTTACAACTGGTGGTATTTCCCCTTCCAGCTATGCAGCACGCCCATGTATATCTGTCTCCTTCTTCCTTGGATCAGATCCCCCAGGCTGTATCAGGCTTTCTTGTCTTTCTTGATGGATTTTGGTCTCTTGGGCGGAATCTTTGCTTTCTGCGATACCAGCGGAATGCATTACGGCTGCGCTCCGCTGACCATCCACTCCTACGCCTGGCATTTCGCATTGATCGGGATTGGGCTTTCCGCAGGATATATCCGCAGGAAGAACAAAGATAGGAGCGGGTTCGCCGGCGCCGCTGTCTGCTACCTCACCTGCTGTCTGATCGCCACAGGGCTGAATCTTTTCCTTCATCAATATGGCCCTATCAACATGTTCTACATCAGTCCCTACTATGACATGACACAGAAAATATTCTGTCAAATCGCGGAAACCATTGGAAATACCGGGGGAATCCTATGCTACATCGGGGCATCCCTCACTGGTGGATACGTAATTCATCAGTTGGGGCCGGGGGATTTTTAA
- a CDS encoding DMT family transporter, whose protein sequence is MRTKNACMLILTAFIWGTAFVAQSVGMDHLGPFTFNGVRNLIGGAALLPCIFFLERWNRKDQKKESGQEVPGTRKDLITGGIACGLLLFAASSLQQIGLVYTSAGKAGFITAFYIVIVPVLGIFLHQKAGWKIWAAVAAALAGLYLLCITDGFSVNIGDFYVLLCALLFSLHILVIDHFAPKVDGVKMSCIQFFVCGIVSLVPMFLWEEPRIEGLLLSWFPLLYAGVLSCGVAYTLQIVGQKNVNPTVASLLLSLESCFSVLAGWIILGERLSLREGAGCILMFAAIVLAQLPERKEKLQYE, encoded by the coding sequence ATGCGGACGAAAAATGCGTGTATGCTGATATTGACAGCATTTATCTGGGGGACGGCTTTTGTGGCCCAAAGTGTGGGAATGGATCATCTTGGCCCGTTTACCTTCAACGGTGTGCGGAATCTGATCGGAGGAGCGGCTTTGCTTCCCTGTATCTTTTTCCTGGAAAGATGGAACCGGAAGGATCAGAAGAAGGAATCAGGGCAGGAAGTCCCCGGTACGAGAAAGGATCTGATCACAGGCGGAATCGCCTGCGGTCTTCTGCTTTTTGCGGCCAGCAGTCTTCAGCAGATCGGCCTAGTCTATACATCGGCTGGAAAGGCAGGGTTTATTACGGCTTTTTATATCGTGATCGTACCGGTGCTGGGGATTTTTCTTCATCAGAAAGCAGGATGGAAGATCTGGGCGGCGGTGGCGGCGGCGCTTGCTGGTTTATATCTTTTGTGTATTACCGATGGTTTTTCGGTCAATATCGGAGATTTCTATGTGCTTCTATGCGCATTGTTGTTTTCCCTGCATATCCTGGTGATCGATCATTTTGCGCCGAAGGTAGATGGGGTAAAAATGTCCTGTATCCAGTTTTTTGTATGCGGGATCGTTTCCCTGGTCCCAATGTTTCTATGGGAAGAACCAAGAATAGAAGGCTTGCTCTTAAGCTGGTTTCCTCTTCTGTATGCGGGAGTGCTTTCCTGCGGTGTGGCTTACACCCTGCAGATCGTGGGGCAGAAGAATGTGAATCCAACGGTGGCTTCTTTGCTTTTGAGTCTGGAGTCCTGTTTCTCTGTTCTGGCTGGATGGATTATCCTTGGGGAACGGCTGTCGCTAAGAGAGGGAGCAGGGTGTATTTTGATGTTTGCGGCGATCGTGCTTGCACAATTGCCGGAGAGAAAGGAGAAATTGCAGTATGAATAA
- a CDS encoding phosphohydrolase, with translation MNNYPLILKMMEYYAGRPKQIQHFMKVYAYAKLIGEMEHISPELQRILETAAITHDIGIRASEIKYGNSSGKNQELEGPPEARKMLWELGYDEELIQRVCYLIGHHHTYQKIDGIDYQILVEADFLVNLYENGNDSQAVKTALERIFVTETGKTLCRTMFGIQEPQIDKKGEISYGTRN, from the coding sequence ATGAATAATTATCCGCTGATTCTTAAAATGATGGAATACTATGCGGGGCGTCCAAAGCAGATCCAGCATTTTATGAAAGTGTACGCCTATGCGAAACTGATCGGGGAGATGGAACACATTTCGCCGGAACTCCAGAGGATCCTGGAAACGGCCGCGATCACTCATGATATTGGTATCAGAGCCAGCGAGATAAAATATGGAAATTCCAGCGGAAAAAATCAGGAGTTAGAAGGTCCGCCGGAGGCGCGGAAAATGCTTTGGGAACTTGGGTATGACGAAGAACTGATCCAAAGGGTATGCTATCTGATTGGCCATCATCATACTTATCAGAAAATCGATGGTATAGATTATCAGATCTTGGTTGAAGCTGATTTCCTGGTCAATCTGTATGAAAACGGAAATGATTCTCAAGCGGTAAAGACAGCTTTGGAGCGAATTTTTGTGACGGAGACAGGAAAAACTTTGTGCAGGACAATGTTCGGTATACAGGAACCCCAAATAGACAAGAAGGGAGAAATATCATATGGTACGAGAAATTAA
- a CDS encoding GNAT family N-acetyltransferase, whose protein sequence is MVREIKKEDYQLYMDLSREFYDSDAVLHSIPASYREETWKEMMRSEEFVKGYILEKDGIEAGYGLTSYTFSQEAGGRVVWLEELYIRPEYRCHGLGKEFFRYVDEKVAPTVKRLRLEIEPDNLRAKKLYLAMGYKDLPYVQMIKEAQED, encoded by the coding sequence ATGGTACGAGAAATTAAGAAAGAAGATTATCAGCTCTATATGGATTTAAGCCGTGAATTCTATGATTCCGACGCGGTGCTCCACTCTATTCCAGCTTCTTACAGGGAAGAGACTTGGAAGGAAATGATGCGTTCAGAAGAGTTTGTCAAAGGATATATTCTGGAAAAGGACGGGATCGAAGCCGGGTACGGGCTGACCAGTTATACCTTTTCCCAGGAAGCCGGCGGAAGAGTGGTCTGGCTGGAAGAATTATATATCCGTCCTGAATATCGTTGCCATGGACTTGGAAAAGAGTTCTTCCGGTATGTGGACGAAAAGGTAGCCCCCACGGTGAAACGGCTTCGGCTGGAGATCGAACCGGACAATCTGCGGGCGAAAAAACTGTATCTTGCTATGGGTTATAAGGATCTGCCTTACGTCCAGATGATCAAAGAAGCACAGGAGGATTAG
- a CDS encoding D-tyrosyl-tRNA(Tyr) deacylase: MRFVIQRVSESEVKVDGEILGKIGKGFMVLVGVSDSDTKETADKMIRKMLALRIFEDEQGKTNLSLEAVEGELLLISQFTLYANCKKGNRPSFIGAGAPDMAEEMYEYIISKCKEQVRVVERGRFGADMKVSLVNDGPFTIILDSDTL, translated from the coding sequence ATGAGATTTGTAATTCAGAGAGTATCGGAAAGCGAAGTGAAGGTGGACGGAGAGATCCTGGGAAAAATCGGGAAAGGATTCATGGTGCTGGTCGGAGTCAGCGACAGTGATACAAAGGAGACCGCGGACAAAATGATCCGGAAAATGCTTGCTCTTAGGATTTTTGAAGATGAGCAGGGGAAAACAAATCTTTCACTGGAAGCGGTGGAGGGAGAACTTCTGCTGATCTCTCAGTTTACTCTGTATGCTAACTGCAAGAAAGGAAACAGGCCAAGTTTCATTGGAGCCGGAGCGCCGGATATGGCAGAAGAGATGTACGAGTATATTATCAGTAAGTGTAAAGAACAGGTTCGTGTCGTAGAAAGAGGAAGATTTGGGGCGGATATGAAAGTCAGCCTTGTTAATGACGGGCCGTTTACCATTATCCTGGATTCAGATACATTGTAG
- a CDS encoding spore coat protein: MLDDKTMVADALAGVNGELVRYGEMIPQTENKELKQCLKQLRNECEMSQEKLYQIAREKSYYIPAAKATQQEIDHVRSVLTGGAMK, from the coding sequence ATGTTAGACGACAAAACGATGGTAGCAGATGCATTGGCCGGCGTAAATGGAGAACTTGTAAGATATGGGGAAATGATCCCTCAGACAGAAAACAAAGAATTAAAGCAGTGTTTGAAGCAGCTGCGCAATGAATGTGAAATGTCTCAGGAAAAGCTTTATCAGATCGCGCGGGAGAAAAGCTATTATATTCCCGCCGCAAAGGCAACCCAGCAGGAAATTGACCATGTACGTTCCGTACTGACAGGCGGCGCTATGAAGTAG
- a CDS encoding gamma-glutamyl-gamma-aminobutyrate hydrolase family protein, whose translation MTSIIGIISCGYHNGRQFVTDTYIKAVEAAGGTAVLIPCAKESSFSVYTDLCDGFLFCGGDDVSPLLFGEDLLTAQGRTNWDTDWFHLSFMRHVLETKLPVFGICRGMQILNLALGGTICQDLSLRDASSLQHMQISDSRSDPCHKIIISKNSILYNILGEHQIVNSFHHQCVRQLGQNLKPTAVASDGIIEAIESASHSFAAGVQWHPECMYQRNNKMGKLFQYFVRQSESAKNLTLI comes from the coding sequence ATGACTTCAATCATCGGGATCATCTCCTGCGGCTATCACAACGGGAGACAGTTTGTCACAGACACATATATTAAAGCCGTTGAAGCGGCGGGAGGCACTGCCGTTCTCATCCCCTGCGCCAAAGAATCATCTTTCTCTGTTTATACTGACCTTTGCGATGGATTTCTCTTCTGCGGCGGCGATGATGTCTCCCCGCTTTTGTTTGGGGAAGATCTTCTGACTGCCCAGGGCAGGACTAATTGGGACACGGATTGGTTCCATCTAAGTTTCATGCGCCATGTGCTGGAGACAAAACTTCCGGTCTTTGGAATCTGCAGAGGGATGCAGATCCTTAATCTGGCTCTTGGAGGCACGATCTGCCAAGATCTTTCCCTGCGGGACGCTTCCTCCCTTCAACATATGCAGATCTCTGACAGCCGTTCCGACCCCTGCCATAAAATCATCATTTCAAAAAATAGCATACTATATAACATTCTTGGAGAACATCAGATTGTAAATAGCTTTCATCACCAATGCGTGAGACAACTTGGACAGAACCTCAAACCGACCGCGGTAGCTTCGGACGGAATCATAGAAGCCATTGAGTCTGCCTCCCATTCTTTTGCGGCAGGCGTCCAATGGCATCCGGAATGTATGTATCAAAGAAATAATAAAATGGGGAAACTCTTCCAATATTTTGTCCGTCAATCGGAAAGCGCGAAAAATTTAACTCTGATCTAA
- a CDS encoding membrane dipeptidase, whose translation MKLIDMHCDTLWKMMDLDKEGNLMENQCSINIPGMKKAGTLAQFFACFTYLEDYKAKGAYEKGYARILEMIRFLDQQINAFPDEIARACSRKEILRNESEGKISALLGVEDGGVLNGKMERLEELYRKGVRLVTLLWNHENCIGHPNSRRPGEMWQGLKPFGIQMVERMSELKMIVDVSHASDGTVRDVLEHARGAVIASHSNCRAVCPHPRNLTDEMIRAIANRGGIAGVNFYGPFLGTETESRISEITHHILHMIDVGGSSFPAIGTDFDGFDGMEVMDIPEVGSMERLWEALKKKGISERQLDMIWRRNALRVIP comes from the coding sequence ATGAAATTGATCGACATGCATTGTGATACTTTGTGGAAGATGATGGACCTTGATAAAGAGGGAAATCTGATGGAGAATCAATGCAGTATCAATATCCCCGGTATGAAGAAAGCCGGTACGCTGGCCCAGTTTTTTGCATGCTTCACATATTTAGAGGATTACAAGGCAAAGGGAGCGTATGAGAAAGGGTACGCGCGCATCCTGGAGATGATCCGTTTTCTGGATCAGCAGATCAACGCGTTTCCTGATGAAATCGCCCGCGCGTGCTCCAGGAAGGAGATCCTCAGGAATGAATCAGAAGGAAAGATTTCTGCTCTTCTTGGGGTGGAGGACGGCGGCGTGCTCAATGGGAAGATGGAAAGGCTGGAGGAATTGTATCGGAAAGGCGTCCGGCTGGTAACGCTGCTGTGGAATCACGAGAACTGTATCGGGCATCCAAACAGCAGGCGGCCGGGAGAGATGTGGCAGGGATTGAAGCCGTTTGGAATCCAGATGGTAGAGAGAATGAGCGAGCTGAAAATGATCGTAGATGTGTCCCACGCCTCTGATGGGACTGTGCGGGACGTGTTGGAACACGCGAGGGGAGCGGTGATCGCCTCCCATTCTAACTGCCGGGCGGTATGCCCTCATCCAAGGAATCTGACAGATGAGATGATCCGGGCGATCGCAAACAGGGGCGGAATCGCGGGAGTAAATTTCTATGGGCCGTTTCTGGGTACAGAGACGGAATCCAGGATTTCTGAGATCACGCATCATATCCTTCATATGATTGACGTGGGAGGCAGCAGTTTTCCCGCGATCGGCACAGACTTTGACGGGTTTGACGGTATGGAGGTTATGGATATCCCGGAGGTGGGGAGCATGGAACGTCTCTGGGAAGCGCTGAAGAAAAAAGGGATATCAGAGCGGCAGCTGGATATGATCTGGCGGAGAAACGCCCTGCGTGTGATCCCATAA
- a CDS encoding D-2-hydroxyacid dehydrogenase produces the protein MKIVFLDAKTIGDDIDLSGFDRLGEVVKYGFSRSEQVPWRTADADVVIVNKVEVNESTIGNAKNLKLVCVTATGTNNLDKEYLDRRGIAWRNVAGYSTQSVAQHTFAMLFYLLEKLRYYDDYVKEGRYVDDTIFTHFAESFYELNGKRWGIIGLGNIGRKVAKIAETFGAEVVYASASGSAPQEGYHQVDLNTLLRTSDIISVHAPLDQNTEDLIDARAFQKMKKSCIFLNLGRGPIVVEEDLAEALESGEIQAAGLDVLREEPMSPDNPLQRIRDSRRLFITPHIGWASIESRTRLMEIIQGQIEEFFCQR, from the coding sequence ATGAAAATAGTGTTTTTGGACGCGAAAACGATAGGTGATGATATAGACTTATCCGGTTTCGATCGGCTGGGAGAAGTGGTAAAATATGGATTTTCCCGGTCGGAGCAGGTCCCTTGGCGGACGGCGGACGCGGATGTGGTCATCGTCAATAAGGTGGAGGTCAATGAATCCACCATTGGAAACGCGAAGAACTTAAAGCTGGTTTGTGTGACGGCCACCGGAACCAACAATTTAGATAAGGAATACCTGGACAGACGGGGAATCGCCTGGAGGAATGTGGCCGGCTATTCGACTCAGTCGGTGGCACAGCATACCTTTGCCATGCTGTTCTATCTTCTGGAGAAGCTGCGTTATTATGATGATTATGTAAAGGAAGGCCGTTATGTAGATGATACGATCTTTACCCATTTCGCGGAAAGTTTCTATGAATTGAACGGAAAGCGGTGGGGGATCATTGGGCTTGGAAATATTGGAAGAAAGGTAGCAAAGATCGCGGAAACATTCGGAGCGGAAGTGGTATACGCTTCCGCGTCGGGCAGCGCGCCACAGGAGGGCTATCATCAGGTGGATCTGAATACGCTGCTTCGGACTTCGGATATCATTTCCGTCCATGCGCCATTGGATCAGAATACGGAAGATCTGATCGATGCCAGGGCTTTTCAGAAGATGAAGAAAAGCTGTATTTTCCTGAATTTAGGAAGAGGGCCTATTGTGGTGGAAGAAGATCTGGCAGAGGCACTGGAATCAGGTGAGATCCAGGCGGCGGGGCTGGATGTGCTGAGGGAGGAACCTATGAGTCCGGATAATCCGCTTCAAAGGATCCGGGACAGCAGGCGTTTGTTTATCACACCCCATATCGGCTGGGCCAGCATTGAGTCCAGGACAAGGCTTATGGAGATCATCCAGGGACAGATTGAAGAATTCTTCTGTCAGAGATAA
- a CDS encoding LysR family transcriptional regulator, which produces MFHSMHYVYEVYKERSFSKAAANLYISQPSLSAAVKKVEEKIGAPLFDRSVSPIQLTECGEHYIRSVEEIMDIQNRFENYLNDLNELKTGQLSIGGSNLFASYILPPMIARFTRKYPLVRIHLTEADTPQLMELLSRGALDLVIDNCQFPESVYHPHFLADETLLLSVPIAFPSNQRLSRFLLTQKDILEGRHLDPSFPCVSLREFRLEPFIFLRSGNDTRSRAEKICQMEGFSPNVILKLDQQVTAFNICRYGMGITFVGDTLIRHIANVDECCFYKLDNPQTKRSIVFYHKQAKYMTRAMEEFLKIAGQD; this is translated from the coding sequence ATGTTCCATTCTATGCATTACGTTTATGAAGTTTACAAAGAACGCAGTTTTTCCAAGGCAGCGGCTAATCTCTATATCAGTCAGCCCTCCTTGAGCGCTGCCGTCAAAAAAGTAGAAGAAAAGATCGGAGCGCCCCTGTTCGACCGCAGCGTCAGTCCGATCCAGCTGACCGAATGCGGAGAACACTATATCCGATCCGTGGAAGAGATCATGGATATCCAGAACCGATTTGAAAACTATCTGAATGACTTAAATGAATTAAAGACAGGACAGCTTTCCATCGGAGGCAGCAACCTTTTCGCCTCCTATATCCTGCCGCCCATGATCGCCCGGTTTACCAGGAAATACCCTCTAGTCAGAATCCATCTCACAGAAGCGGACACTCCTCAGCTTATGGAGCTGTTGTCCCGGGGGGCTTTAGATTTGGTCATCGACAACTGCCAGTTTCCGGAGTCTGTCTATCACCCTCATTTTCTCGCGGACGAGACCCTATTGCTGTCAGTGCCGATAGCTTTCCCTTCTAACCAGCGGCTCTCCAGGTTTCTGCTGACCCAGAAGGATATCCTGGAGGGACGGCATCTGGATCCATCCTTCCCTTGTGTCTCTTTGAGGGAATTCCGTTTGGAACCTTTCATCTTCCTTCGTTCCGGCAATGACACCCGCTCCCGGGCAGAGAAAATCTGCCAGATGGAAGGGTTCTCTCCCAATGTGATCCTTAAATTAGACCAGCAGGTGACCGCTTTCAATATCTGCCGGTACGGCATGGGCATCACCTTTGTTGGAGATACGCTTATCCGACACATTGCCAATGTAGATGAATGCTGCTTCTACAAACTGGACAACCCCCAGACAAAGCGGAGCATCGTCTTCTACCACAAGCAAGCCAAGTATATGACCCGAGCAATGGAAGAATTTCTCAAAATCGCCGGACAGGACTAA
- a CDS encoding MerR family transcriptional regulator, whose product MQGKKQKYTIGELARLTGISITALRYYDREQVLIPAIRNESNGYRYYSVHQLERAQTIRDLKSLGLSLEEIREILKKKSHRQLEECLREKVREIEGEIENLESKLLSAQNAYRRVTNGRSFLDVEADTSLFSVEHFYPVEVAPLKEMWVLYTRYPSEVNAENLFSDRCLELQRLRSQYNLYTIGPYIGIFHDGYERQFSEEKGDLEVCLPVIKPDGFQCRELRQFGGFLTASTIHIGPYSKSRKTYQYLEEWIGDNGYEITGPPLEYYLMDISNTFSEEQYLTKIHFPVKKRENL is encoded by the coding sequence ATGCAAGGAAAGAAACAAAAGTATACGATCGGTGAATTGGCAAGGCTGACAGGGATCAGTATTACCGCTCTGCGTTATTATGACCGGGAGCAGGTTTTGATTCCCGCGATCCGCAATGAAAGCAACGGATACAGGTATTACTCCGTCCACCAGTTAGAGCGGGCGCAGACGATCCGAGATCTGAAGTCTCTGGGATTATCTCTGGAAGAGATCCGGGAGATTTTGAAAAAGAAAAGCCACCGTCAGCTAGAGGAATGTCTGCGAGAGAAAGTAAGGGAGATCGAGGGAGAGATTGAAAACCTGGAGAGTAAGCTTCTATCCGCCCAGAACGCGTATCGGAGAGTGACAAACGGCAGGAGTTTCCTGGATGTGGAGGCGGATACTTCCTTGTTTTCTGTGGAACATTTCTATCCGGTAGAGGTGGCGCCGCTGAAGGAAATGTGGGTTTTGTATACCCGCTATCCCAGCGAAGTGAACGCGGAGAATCTTTTTTCCGACCGGTGTCTGGAACTTCAGCGACTGAGGAGCCAATATAATCTGTATACGATCGGGCCCTATATCGGCATTTTTCATGATGGGTATGAACGGCAGTTCAGTGAAGAAAAGGGAGATTTGGAAGTCTGCCTTCCGGTGATCAAGCCGGACGGTTTCCAGTGTCGGGAACTGCGCCAGTTTGGCGGATTCCTTACAGCAAGCACGATCCACATCGGTCCTTACAGCAAGAGCCGGAAAACCTATCAGTATCTGGAAGAATGGATCGGAGACAATGGGTATGAGATCACAGGACCTCCATTGGAGTATTATCTGATGGATATCAGCAATACCTTCAGCGAGGAGCAGTATTTGACTAAGATTCATTTTCCCGTGAAAAAGCGGGAAAACTTGTAG
- a CDS encoding MFS transporter: MAEKSYDRSYEKRIVVLFSLTWGFLHLNRLAVNFMMPAIMESIPMTNAQVSYISGATTVAFAISSAIIGYISDRTGHKKWWIVPLTITAGVFAGLSFAANSYGMLIFFRAAFGVALGPILVLIYNIMEPASTKESYGKNTGYVNSTCEFIVTLCGPILMTQLCTWMGWRNSTALICILVLLVGFAMIKIVRDTGKSELQLDSRKGQLRQVLKKKNVVLAGLIAVMGLGGYWIIMNYAPLYWVEYAGLDINGMGFVTSSMGVLAIIYAFAVPKISDNIGRKPVLAAVFGVAIIAPVVMAVMPESKATIVVYALIAGLPISTLPLYYSIVPYESVPDSLKATAGGFVAGVGEAVGGAVVPAISGNVCPDLKTIILSAAIVFAIAMVLSICLTETNPTTLKKREEREALQGHPGRAI, encoded by the coding sequence ATGGCTGAGAAAAGCTATGACAGAAGTTATGAGAAAAGGATCGTGGTTCTGTTTTCTCTGACTTGGGGATTCCTGCATCTGAACCGTCTGGCAGTGAACTTTATGATGCCCGCGATCATGGAATCCATTCCTATGACAAACGCCCAGGTAAGCTATATCAGCGGCGCGACAACGGTCGCGTTCGCGATCTCATCGGCGATCATAGGTTACATTTCTGACCGGACTGGACATAAGAAATGGTGGATCGTCCCGCTGACGATCACGGCGGGTGTTTTCGCGGGGTTGTCTTTTGCGGCCAACAGCTATGGGATGCTGATCTTCTTTCGGGCCGCGTTTGGCGTGGCGTTAGGTCCGATCCTGGTTCTGATCTACAATATCATGGAACCGGCATCCACAAAGGAATCTTATGGGAAGAATACAGGGTATGTGAATTCGACCTGTGAATTTATCGTAACCTTATGCGGTCCGATTCTGATGACCCAGCTCTGTACCTGGATGGGCTGGAGGAACTCAACAGCACTGATCTGTATCCTGGTACTCCTGGTAGGCTTTGCCATGATCAAGATCGTGCGGGATACAGGGAAATCCGAATTGCAGCTGGACAGCAGAAAGGGACAGCTTAGACAGGTGCTGAAGAAGAAGAATGTAGTCCTGGCAGGTTTGATCGCGGTCATGGGGCTTGGCGGATACTGGATCATTATGAACTACGCGCCGCTTTACTGGGTTGAGTATGCCGGCCTGGATATTAACGGCATGGGCTTTGTTACAAGCTCTATGGGTGTCCTGGCCATTATCTATGCCTTTGCGGTTCCGAAGATTTCAGATAATATAGGACGAAAACCCGTTCTGGCAGCAGTGTTTGGCGTGGCGATCATTGCCCCGGTGGTAATGGCGGTTATGCCAGAGAGCAAGGCAACAATCGTGGTGTATGCGTTGATTGCCGGACTTCCAATTTCTACGCTGCCGCTGTACTACTCGATCGTGCCTTATGAGTCTGTGCCGGACTCCCTGAAGGCTACGGCCGGAGGTTTCGTCGCAGGCGTGGGTGAAGCGGTAGGAGGCGCGGTTGTTCCGGCAATCTCCGGGAATGTGTGCCCAGATCTTAAGACTATTATCCTCTCTGCGGCAATCGTATTCGCTATCGCGATGGTTCTGTCCATCTGTCTGACAGAAACCAATCCCACAACCTTGAAAAAGCGAGAGGAAAGGGAAGCGCTGCAGGGACATCCGGGGAGAGCAATCTAA